Proteins from a genomic interval of Papaver somniferum cultivar HN1 chromosome 4, ASM357369v1, whole genome shotgun sequence:
- the LOC113272383 gene encoding inactive cytochrome P450 76AD1-like: MANALKELGYTWCCRITLALASAVLVIVISRWYIFPTGKPKRNGELQLPPGPRGLPLIGSLLSCGSDLHSYFGKLAEAYGPVIKVRMGSKIYVVVSSSSLAKEILKDNDSSFANRDTPIAALAPSYGGTDIAWSPSNSVWQNFEKFSPMNCSVKKVWNHAATFAEKKFGKQLMKYTG, from the coding sequence ATGGCAAATGCACTGAAAGAATTGGGTTATACATGGTGTTGCAGGATCACATTGGCTCTTGCAAGTGCTGTGCTGGTCATTGTAATTTCTCGCTGGTACATATTTCCAACTGGAAAGCCGAAAAGGAATGGAGAATTACAGTTGCCACCCGGGCCTCGAGGGTTGCCGTTAATTGGCAGTCTTCTTTCTTGTGGCAGCGATCTTCATAGTTACTTTGGGAAATTAGCTGAAGCCTACGGTCCAGTTATTAAAGTTCGAATGGGCAGCAAAATATATGTTGTAGTAAGTTCTTCTTCACTAGCGAAAGAAATTCTCAAAGACAATGATTCTAGTTTTGCTAACCGCGATACGCCCATTGCCGCATTAGCTCCAAGTTATGGGGGTACAGATATTGCATGGAGTCCAAGTAACTCAGTATGGCAAAACTTCGAAAAGTTCTCGCCCATGAACTGCTCAGTAAAAAAAGTCTGGAATCATGCTGCGACTTTCGCAGAGAAGAAATTCGGAAAACAATTAATGAAATATACAGGTTGA
- the LOC113275206 gene encoding flavonoid 3'-monooxygenase-like isoform X2: MGSKIYVVISSASMAKEVLKDNDSILAYRDTPIAALVSSYGGSDIAWSPSNSEWRKLRKVLAHELLSKRSLESCYDLRREEIRKTIIEIYKLKISMPINFGEEVFVTILNVITGMLWGGTIQGEQRSRVDALEFRKVIVELNTLVGKPNVSDFFPVLRCFDIQGIERQATALSAWLDCKIDLVIDHKEKLKDKDQFQTCQSKENRKDFVQLLLELMEQEDDERQINSTQLKALFVDIVMAGTDATSTTIEWVMTEMMQHPEIMKRVQAELDQVVGINNMVEESHLSELQYLNAVLKETLRLHPAAPLLLPHSSSSPCQIGGYIIPNGVTVLCNAWSIHRDPEVWADPLKFHPERFSSNEDVKKFDYNGNNFIYIPFGSGRRICSGIPLAKRMLPYVLASLLHSFDWRLPKDAKLDLRETFGVALKKTTPLVVIPTPRLDNLELYT, encoded by the exons ATGGGTAGCAAAATATATGTTGTAATAAGTTCAGCTTCAATGGCAAAAGAAGTTCTGAAAGACAATGATTCTATTTTGGCTTACCGTGATACACCCATTGCCGCATTAGTTTCAAGTTATGGTGGTTCAGATATTGCATGGAGTCCAAGTAACTCAGAATGGAGAAAACTTCGAAAAGTTCTCGCTCATGAACTGCTGAGTAAAAGAAGTCTTGAATCATGCTACGATTTACGCAGAGAAGAAATCCGGAAAACAATTATTGAAATATACAAACTGAAGATTAGTATGCCcataaattttggtgaagaaGTCTTTGTAACAATTCTTAATGTGATTACGGGAATGTTATGGGGTGGTACAATTCAAGGAGAACAGAGGTCCAGGGTTGATGCTCTCGAGTTTCGGAAGGTGATCGTTGAGCTGAATACACTAGTTGGCAAACCTAATGTCTCGGACTTCTTCCCCGTTCTTAGATGCTTCGATATCCAAGGTATTGAACGTCAAGCAACAGCTCTCTCTGCGTGGTTAGACTGCAAAATCGATTTGGTTATCGACCATAAGGAGAAATTAAAAGACAAGGACCAATTTCAGACTTGCCAAAGCAAGGAGAACAGAAAGGATTTTGTGCAACTTCTTTTAGAGCTCATGgaacaagaagatgatgaaaggcAAATAAACAGCACCCAGCTTAAGGCCTTATTTGTG GACATTGTCATGGCCGGCACTGATGCAACATCGACAACCATAGAATGGGTAATGACAGAAATGATGCAGCATCCAGAGATTATGAAAAGAGTACAAGCAGAGTTGGATCAAGTTGTAGGAATTAACAACATGGTGGAAGAGTCTCATTTGTCAGAGCTTCAGTACTTAAATGCAGTATTGAAAGAAACATTAAGGCTACACCCAGCCGCACCCCTTTTACTTCCTCATTCTTCAAGTTCTCCGTGTCAAATTGGCGGCTATATTATCCCCAACGGCGTGACAGTATTATGTAACGCGTGGTCGATACATCGTGACCCAGAAGTCTGGGCCGATCCGTTGAAGTTTCATCCCGAAAGATTTTCAAGTAATGAAGATGTTAAGAAGTTTGACTACAATGGTAATAATTTCATTTATATTCCATTTGGATCCGGGAGAAGAATTTGTTCTGGAATTCCTTTAGCAAAAAGAATGTTGCCGTACGTGTTAGCCTCTCTTCTGCACTCCTTCGATTGGCGATTACCTAAGGATGCAAAACTCGATTTAAGGGAAACATTTGGTGTTGCCTTAAAGAAAACGACTCCGCTTGTTGTTATTCCTACACCAAGATTAGATAATCTCGAGCTTTATACGTAA
- the LOC113273760 gene encoding flavonoid 3',5'-hydroxylase 1-like, whose protein sequence is MLWGGGTVEEEEEKSRIDALEFRKVIVELNNLAGTPNVSDFFPVLRCFDIQGIERQATAHSAWLDRKIDLVFDHRKKLKDKDLLLQTCQSKKKRKDFVQILLELMEQKDGETQITRTQFKALFMDIIMGGTDATSTALEWVMTEMMQHPEIMKRVQAELDQVVGTNNTVEESQ, encoded by the exons ATGTTATGGGGTGGTGGtacagttgaagaagaagaagaaaagtctaGGATTGATGCTCTTGAGTTTCGTAAGGTGATTGTTGAGCTGAATAATTTAGCCGGCACGCCTAATGTTTCAGACTTCTTCCCCGTTCTTAGATGCTTTGATATCCAGGGGATCGAACGTCAAGCAACAGCTCACTCTGCATGGTTAGACCGGAAAATCGACTTGGTTTTCGACCACAGGAAGAAACTTAAGGACAAGGACCTCCTACTTCAGACTTGCCAAAGCAAAAAGAAGAGGAAGGATTTTGTGCAAATTCTTTTAGAGCTCATGGAACAAAAGGATGGTGAAACGCAAATAACTAGGACCCAGTTTAAGGCCTTGTTTATG GACATCATCATGGGTGGTACAGATGCGACTTCCACAGCCCTAGAATGGGTAATGACAGAAATGATGCAGCATCCAGAGATTATGAAAAGAGTACAAGCAGAGTTGGATCAAGTAGTAGGAACTAACAATACCGTGGAAGAGTCTCAATAA
- the LOC113275210 gene encoding ferruginol synthase-like gives MNMIMSVDDIVGVAKEFVWPWSCRKEDGNISGENQIIFVMVSVLLIIAISYWYIFRNRKLKLPPGPRGLPLIGNLLSLEPNLHVYFANLAEVYGPIVKLQVGSKIFIVVSSTSLTKEVLKDNDAIFANRDAPVAALVASYGGVDIGWSASNSEWRKLRKVFAHEMLSNKSLDLSYGLRRDEMRKTVSDIYKQKIDTPINFGEEVFIIILNMIMGMLWGGTLQGEERSKVGAEFQKVIGELVKLIGRTNVSDVFPALKIFDIQGIEREAKVLCLWLDRIMDSVIDQRVKLNDTDQTCQSKESKKDFLQLLLELMEQKDPKTQITKTQLKALYLDIVVAGTETTSTTIEWVMTEMMQHPEIMERAQAEIDQVVGTNNTLEESHLSKLHYLDAVVKETFRLHPVAPLLIPHSPSSSCEIGGYIIPKGATVFCNAWAMQRDPDAWNDPSTFQPERFLSDGNVKKFDYNGKNFSYLPFGSGRRICAGIPLAERMLTYVLAALLHSFDWELPRHTKLDVAETFGIALKKSTPLVVIPTPRLVNLELYM, from the exons ATGAATATGATTATGAGCGTAGATGATATTGTAGGTGTAGCTAAGGAATTCGTTTGGCCATGGAGTTGCAGAAAAGAAGATGGAAACATCAGCGGAGAAAACCAGATCATTTTCGTTATGGTGAGTGTTTTACTGATCATTGCAATATCTTACTGGTACATATTTCGAAATAGGAAATTAAAATTACCACCGGGGCCTCGTGGGTTACCGTTAATCGGAAACCTCCTTTCTCTAGAACCCAATCTGCATGTGTACTTTGCCAATTTAGCTGAAGTTTATGGTCCAATTGTAAAACTTCAAGTAGGTAGCAAAATCTTTATAGTAGTAAGTTCTACTTCACTGACGAAAGAAGTTTTAAAAGACAATGATGCAATTTTCGCAAACCGTGATGCTCCAGTTGCCGCGTTAGTTGCAAGTTATGGTGGTGTAGACATTGGTTGGAGTGCTAGTAATTCAGAATGGAGAAAACTTCGAAAAGTTTTCGCCCATGAAATGTTGAGCAACAAAAGTCTTGATTTAAGTTATGGATTACGAAGAGACGAAATGCGAAAAACAGTTAGTGACATATACAAGCAGAAGATCGATACACCGATAAATTTTGGCGAGGAAGTGTTCATAATAATTCTTAATATGATTATGGGGATGTTATGGGGTGGTACACTCCAGGGAGAAGAGAGGTCTAAGGTTGGTGCTGAGTTTCAGAAAGTGATCGGTGAACTGGTTAAACTGATCGGGAGAACTAATGTTTCGGATGTCTTTCCGGCTCTTAAAATCTTTGACATACAAGGAATCGAACGTGAAGCAAAAGTTCTTTGCCTGTGGTTAGACCGGATAATGGATTCTGTTATCGACCAGCGGGTGAAACTGAATGACACGGACCAGACTTGCCAGAGCAAAGAGAGCAAAAAGGATTTCTTGCAACTTCTTTTGGAGCTCATGGAACAAAAGGATCCTAAAACGCAAATAACTAAGACCCAGCTTAAGGCCTTATATTTG GACATTGTTGTGGCTGGTACAGAAACAACATCCACAACCATAGAATGGGTGATGACAGAAATGATGCAGCATCCGGAGATTATGGAACGAGCACAAGCAGAGATAGACCAAGTAGTAGGAACTAACAACACCCTGGAAGAATCTCATTTATCGAAGCTTCATTACTTGGATGCAGTGGTAAAAGAAACATTCAGGTTACACCCAGTTGCACCCCTTTTAATTCCTCATTCTCCAAGTTCGTCATGTGAAATCGGTGGCTACATTATCCCTAAAGGCGCTACGGTGTTTTGTAACGCGTGGGCAATGCAACGTGATCCAGATGCTTGGAATGATCCGTCAACTTTCCAACCTGAAAGATTTTTGAGTGACGGAAATGTTAAGAAGTTCGATTACAATGGTAAGAATTTCAGCTATCTTCCATTTGGATCCGGGAGAAGAATCTGTGCTGGAATTCCTTTGGCTGAAAGAATGTTGACATATGTTTTAGCCGCTCTGTTGCACTCATTCGACTGGGAATTACCTAGACATACAAAACTTGATGTTGCGGAAACATTTGGGATTGCGTTAAAGAAGTCGACTCCCCTTGTTGTTATTCCTACGCCAAGATTGGTTAATCTTGAGCTTTACATGTAA
- the LOC113275206 gene encoding ferruginol synthase-like isoform X1 encodes MASMAKQGGYIIGENSIIFAMVSAVLIIVISCWYSFGNGKSRRNGELQLPPGPRGLPLIGSLLSCGSDLHTYFGKLAETYGPVIKVKMGSKIYVVISSASMAKEVLKDNDSILAYRDTPIAALVSSYGGSDIAWSPSNSEWRKLRKVLAHELLSKRSLESCYDLRREEIRKTIIEIYKLKISMPINFGEEVFVTILNVITGMLWGGTIQGEQRSRVDALEFRKVIVELNTLVGKPNVSDFFPVLRCFDIQGIERQATALSAWLDCKIDLVIDHKEKLKDKDQFQTCQSKENRKDFVQLLLELMEQEDDERQINSTQLKALFVDIVMAGTDATSTTIEWVMTEMMQHPEIMKRVQAELDQVVGINNMVEESHLSELQYLNAVLKETLRLHPAAPLLLPHSSSSPCQIGGYIIPNGVTVLCNAWSIHRDPEVWADPLKFHPERFSSNEDVKKFDYNGNNFIYIPFGSGRRICSGIPLAKRMLPYVLASLLHSFDWRLPKDAKLDLRETFGVALKKTTPLVVIPTPRLDNLELYT; translated from the exons ATGGCAAGCATGGCGAAGCAAGGTGGTTACATCATCGGCGAGAACTCGATCATATTTGCTATGGTGAGTGCTGTGCTGATCATTGTAATTTCTTGCTGGTACTCATTTGGAAATGGAAAGTCGAGAAGAAATGGAGAACTACAATTGCCACCTGGGCCTCGAGGTTTACCTTTAATTGGCAGTCTTCTTTCTTGTGGCAGCGATCTTCATACTTACTTTGGGAAATTAGCTGAAACCTATGGTCCAGTTATAAAAGTTAAAATGGGTAGCAAAATATATGTTGTAATAAGTTCAGCTTCAATGGCAAAAGAAGTTCTGAAAGACAATGATTCTATTTTGGCTTACCGTGATACACCCATTGCCGCATTAGTTTCAAGTTATGGTGGTTCAGATATTGCATGGAGTCCAAGTAACTCAGAATGGAGAAAACTTCGAAAAGTTCTCGCTCATGAACTGCTGAGTAAAAGAAGTCTTGAATCATGCTACGATTTACGCAGAGAAGAAATCCGGAAAACAATTATTGAAATATACAAACTGAAGATTAGTATGCCcataaattttggtgaagaaGTCTTTGTAACAATTCTTAATGTGATTACGGGAATGTTATGGGGTGGTACAATTCAAGGAGAACAGAGGTCCAGGGTTGATGCTCTCGAGTTTCGGAAGGTGATCGTTGAGCTGAATACACTAGTTGGCAAACCTAATGTCTCGGACTTCTTCCCCGTTCTTAGATGCTTCGATATCCAAGGTATTGAACGTCAAGCAACAGCTCTCTCTGCGTGGTTAGACTGCAAAATCGATTTGGTTATCGACCATAAGGAGAAATTAAAAGACAAGGACCAATTTCAGACTTGCCAAAGCAAGGAGAACAGAAAGGATTTTGTGCAACTTCTTTTAGAGCTCATGgaacaagaagatgatgaaaggcAAATAAACAGCACCCAGCTTAAGGCCTTATTTGTG GACATTGTCATGGCCGGCACTGATGCAACATCGACAACCATAGAATGGGTAATGACAGAAATGATGCAGCATCCAGAGATTATGAAAAGAGTACAAGCAGAGTTGGATCAAGTTGTAGGAATTAACAACATGGTGGAAGAGTCTCATTTGTCAGAGCTTCAGTACTTAAATGCAGTATTGAAAGAAACATTAAGGCTACACCCAGCCGCACCCCTTTTACTTCCTCATTCTTCAAGTTCTCCGTGTCAAATTGGCGGCTATATTATCCCCAACGGCGTGACAGTATTATGTAACGCGTGGTCGATACATCGTGACCCAGAAGTCTGGGCCGATCCGTTGAAGTTTCATCCCGAAAGATTTTCAAGTAATGAAGATGTTAAGAAGTTTGACTACAATGGTAATAATTTCATTTATATTCCATTTGGATCCGGGAGAAGAATTTGTTCTGGAATTCCTTTAGCAAAAAGAATGTTGCCGTACGTGTTAGCCTCTCTTCTGCACTCCTTCGATTGGCGATTACCTAAGGATGCAAAACTCGATTTAAGGGAAACATTTGGTGTTGCCTTAAAGAAAACGACTCCGCTTGTTGTTATTCCTACACCAAGATTAGATAATCTCGAGCTTTATACGTAA